aaaaattattcaaacaattttctcaaaaaaaaaaataaatcaaaaaaagtatatctTCTAAATGTgcaaaatggaaaaaagatcgaactattttttaacacttcgccaaataaatataatagtctgaaaaaaattattcatgaaattatatataaaaaaaaaaattacttatataaaaataacttgtctataaaatataatttttttaaaaaagatagtgtacttttaaattttgaaataattcaagatattacaaaaaaatatattatagaaACTTCTAATTATTATGTAGACTATTTTATagacatatataaaattagtcattttgaaaatatatataataatcaagttgttaattttatttatttatataaaaaatatgcaaaaaaaaaataccaagaaaaatttaatactTTCCATTATGCcaattcatttattttagtTTACCCCCCTCCGAATCTTTCAGGGCAATTACATGCAGGTcattatcataattttatatatcaagatataatacttttatttaataagcATATACTTTCAAAATATGCTATTCCTATATATGGTAATTATATCTTATGTGATTGAGTATATGGAGCGTCGCCTTTGTTTTTcatgattttatttttttcatgattttgttttttcacGATTTCACTTCGCTTCAGGTGCAGACCATGGAGGGCTTAGTGCTCATGAAATGTTTTGGaagttttttataaaaaggaGAAGTGttgattatataaaaaagtcGGATTATGTAatagaaatgaaaaaatggcAAAATGAAATCAAAGAGGATATCCTAAGACGGCTACAAAGTATAAACATTATAGTTGATGAAAAcgaattttataatactatggatgaaaatatgaaacATATAGTTAGcaaaacattttatattttatataaaaataaacttattttaaataaaatgtatcCCGTATATTACTGCAGTGATTTGAAAACTATTATTTCACGACAAGATATagaattttatgaaaatcCAAAGGAACacaacaataaaaaatatgtgatAAAACTTTATATAGTTAACAAAGAAGACATAAATATTGAACCCgttgaaataaataacggaataaataaagataatgGAATAGGTGTTCAATtggaaaatatttgtttaattcCTAAAACACGaaatattgtaaaatatttagaaaatcACCAAAAGTTGATATTAAACGAAGAAAATGTTATCTATTTGGAATTAGAAAGTGAAAATGATATTCATAACTTAAGTGCTGTTCTATTTTATTCGATAAATAAAGacaaatttgaaaataaatatgcttatatatcatcaaataaaaagcTCGTTCCAATGATATATTGCAAAAGGAATTATGTCTGTCCAAATGATGATTctaatcaaaaaaatgagaaaaaaaaagagcaaaaaaaaaatatatttgttccCGTTTTTTCATTGGAAAGGCACGACACTAAAGATGTTGAAAACTTTCAATGTTTTgacaaaaatgaaaaaaatgacaaaaatgaaacaaaCATATATGCCTATTATAAGGGGCATAAATGCAAATTAATACTTTCAGAGCATTggtatattaattataaaaagttaAGTAAGATATTTTGtgaaaacaattttaacaaaaagTTTGTAGTATTTCCtacaaaatatagaaaatatttttttgaaaatataacaagTAATGAATGGATATTAAATAGACAAATTCCATATGGACATAAAATCCcgatatataaatatgaatgtAATGACGATTccaacaaaaaaaatataactaataataaattagatGATGATAATGTTTGTGATTCAAATTTTgaatactatatatatggaaataatgtaaaagaggcttataataatatgatgaattcttctatttttaaaaataaaactattaaaattgaaaaattaaaacaaaaagatGTATTAGATAGTTGGTTATCTTCagctttatattttatacattGCTTAGAACAAAGCAAAAtagatatttataaattattaatggaaaaaaaatatttagtcgatttaatatatacagGTAAAGACATATTACATTTATGGATTGTTAGAagttttgttttattttattatttaataaaaaataattatataaaagatgTTTTACCAAAGAAGTTTAAAAGCAGCCTTGAAAAAAACGATTATAATTTAGCAAAAACGATAAAATTCCATGGATTATTAAAAGATAATgtaggaaaaaaaataagcaaaactgatgaaaatgtaaaacattatgataaatatttaaaaaatttaaatattgatACAATACGATTATCCTTTTGTTTTATGCAAAAAGAGGATACAGAAgatgttattttttcagaaaattatataaataaaagtgaaaaatTTCTTAGAAAATTATGGAATATAgctaattttataaaaatcaattgttcatataatttatataacaaaacaaaaataaaatttaaattaaataataatgaccAAATATACGATTTTTTAgagaaattaaaatttcCTAAAATAGGTCATATAGGAATACACACTTCATATTGTAATGCAATTTACATGtctataaataaattaaaatattatgatacGTTTCAAGCTATTAACAtaattcataattttattatgatatatttttcaaagttttatattaactattatttgtttaattcTACTAACGAATATATGAAAGAAGTTGggaattttttattaattcatatttttaatggattgcttaaaattttatatccTTTTATTCCACACATTACTGAAGTGTTATACCTTCAAATTTAcagaaaagaaaatattaatatttcaaaacTCAAACAAAtagatgaaaatattttccatcCATTGTCATCTaactataatttttttgagaatgaaaattttttactaaaaaaaagtataataaataatacgCACTTTGacatattcataaaattgtttaattatttttgtaacttaaaaaaaaaaaaattatcagaaaaaaataattttaatatttacattaaacttaatgataaaaataataatttcccattaaattattatttttatcaagaaattctattttttcataaccTTTTCGATATGAATATATCCCTTTATTCTAGTAAAACCCCTTtagcaaaaaataataatcagGATGAAAAACGAAAACAAgaacaaaaacaaaaacaaaCTTTGTTGTATACCAGCAAAGATTTTGATATCATATTTGTACCTGAATTATGATCATggtaattaaatttaaaaatatataattgtgaatttttttattcttaatattttatccCTCATATTTCTTATCTTAATAATGAATTAGTgctatgtatatatatatatatatatatatatatacgtacatataattatgatacacattttaaaaagctatttgttttgtttaactatatagaaatataacattttatttttatcatctaATAAGGATGTGgaaaataacataaaaaaaaataaaataaatacataagAAAAAAGTTAAAGAAATGAAACAAATGAATATACATAAGTTTAGCaacataataattaatttccttttattcatttaaggataaaaaaaacacgaattatttttaaatattaaccATGTATTATCacgtaaaaaaaaaaaagaaaaagaaaaaatgtgacaaaattaaaaatatgcataaactgtatatatacacatatacaATGATACATAACGGTTGATAAAGAAAACATTtgtgaatatttttaatttacattatttaGGTTATAATGATTTGTCGATCAAAATGAACAGCGTTACACAAATTCGTACATGTctatagatatatataacgaGCAAAACACACAACATATggaaataacaaaaaaccTGAATGAATATACACATCTTTCTTTATCTATaatcataaaattattatttaacaCTATTTAAGTATGAATGTTTTGTAGTGATAATTTTTGATCCGTTATATGGATATTCTCTCCAATTTGGATGataatcatttatatatttttttacataattttcaaaagtttcaaaaaaaagtttttcaaaaattttattttcccaTTTAACGTTtatagttttattatttttatctttaatCATCCAAActgaatttattttattcatttcaATATTTCGATAAGCGGTTCCTGTATTTTCACTTATTCTTTTCATTGTGCctgttgtttttttaaaacgtACATAATTTTCGTCATCTTCTTCCTCCTCTTCCTCTTCTTCTTCTTCCTCCTCTTCCTCTTCTTCTTCTTCCTCCTTATCCTCTTCGTAAGAATTTAAGTTTTGTTGATTTTGCTTTACATTATCTTGGTCGATTTCCTGTTTGTTTTCGTTTTTTCTTAGCAGCGAAATTTGCTCACCTTCATTTTTGTCCCTATTTTGTGAATGACTtgaaattttatcattttctgCATT
Above is a window of Plasmodium berghei ANKA genome assembly, chromosome: 4 DNA encoding:
- a CDS encoding valine--tRNA ligase, putative; its protein translation is MRNIFLYVSFILYFLLSVVLSVLKNKRSIIKEFVENNNFEITYQRHIPFRLKRDNLIDYQIKKNKKTCIKNKNNITKFSKRHKITFNENAFFINNRKIKNYSNNFLKKKNKSKKVYLLNVQNGKKIELFFNTSPNKYNSLKKIIHEIIYKKKNYLYKNNLSIKYNFFKKDSVLLNFEIIQDITKKYIIETSNYYVDYFIDIYKISHFENIYNNQVVNFIYLYKKYAKKKYQEKFNTFHYANSFILVYPPPNLSGQLHAGHYHNFIYQDIILLFNKHILSKYAIPIYGADHGGLSAHEMFWKFFIKRRSVDYIKKSDYVIEMKKWQNEIKEDILRRLQSINIIVDENEFYNTMDENMKHIVSKTFYILYKNKLILNKMYPVYYCSDLKTIISRQDIEFYENPKEHNNKKYVIKLYIVNKEDINIEPVEINNGINKDNGIGVQLENICLIPKTRNIVKYLENHQKLILNEENVIYLELESENDIHNLSAVLFYSINKDKFENKYAYISSNKKLVPMIYCKRNYVCPNDDSNQKNEKKKEQKKNIFVPVFSLERHDTKDVENFQCFDKNEKNDKNETNIYAYYKGHKCKLILSEHWYINYKKLSKIFCENNFNKKFVVFPTKYRKYFFENITSNEWILNRQIPYGHKIPIYKYECNDDSNKKNITNNKLDDDNVCDSNFEYYIYGNNVKEAYNNMMNSSIFKNKTIKIEKLKQKDVLDSWLSSALYFIHCLEQSKIDIYKLLMEKKYLVDLIYTGKDILHLWIVRSFVLFYYLIKNNYIKDVLPKKFKSSLEKNDYNLAKTIKFHGLLKDNVGKKISKTDENVKHYDKYLKNLNIDTIRLSFCFMQKEDTEDVIFSENYINKSEKFLRKLWNIANFIKINCSYNLYNKTKIKFKLNNNDQIYDFLEKLKFPKIGHIGIHTSYCNAIYMSINKLKYYDTFQAINIIHNFIMIYFSKFYINYYLFNSTNEYMKEVGNFLLIHIFNGLLKILYPFIPHITEVLYLQIYRKENINISKLKQIDENIFHPLSSNYNFFENENFLLKKSIINNTHFDIFIKLFNYFCNLKKKKLSEKNNFNIYIKLNDKNNNFPLNYYFYQEILFFHNLFDMNISLYSSKTPLAKNNNQDEKRKQEQKQKQTLLYTSKDFDIIFVPEL